One Papaver somniferum cultivar HN1 chromosome 10, ASM357369v1, whole genome shotgun sequence genomic window carries:
- the LOC113318666 gene encoding 1,2-dihydroxy-3-keto-5-methylthiopentene dioxygenase 2-like: MEDPRTEVIQAWYMDESDEDQRLPHHREPKEYVSFDRLNELGVLSWRLDADNYETDEELKKIRAERGYTYVDFCDLCPERMPNYEQKIKNFFEEHLHTDEEIRYCVDGSGYFDVRDENEKWIRVWVKKGGMIVLPAGMYHRFTLDSDNYIKAMRLFVGEPVWTPYNRPHDELPARKEYLDTFIKKEASNHAVNAAA; the protein is encoded by the exons atggag GATCCAAGGACAGAAGTCATTCAGGCATGGTACAtggatgaaagtgatgaagaccaaAGACTTCCTCATCACCGTGAACCCAAGGAATATGTGTCTTTTGACCGACTCAATG AACTTGGAGTCCTTAGCTGGCGTTTAGATGCAGATAACTATGAGACTGATGAGGAATTGAAGAAGATTCGTGCAGAACGTGGATATACCTATGTG GACTTCTGCGATTTGTGCCCAGAAAGGATGCCAAATTATGAACAGAAGATAAAGAATTTTTTCGAAGAACATCTTCACACCGATGAAGAAATTCGTTACTGTGTGGATGGAAGTG GGTATTTCGACGTCAGGGATGAAAATGAAAAGTGGATACGTGTCTGGGTAAAGAAAGGGGGAATGATTGTACTGCCTGCGGGAATGTACCACCGTTTCACTCTTGATTCTGACAACTACATAAAG GCAATGCGACTTTTTGTTGGTGAACCAGTGTGGACTCCGTACAACCGTCCTCACGATGAGCTTCCTGCTAG aaaGGAGTATTTGGACACTTTCATTAAGAAAGAAGCTAGTAACCATGCTGTCAATGCTGCAGCTTGA